A region of Rhodohalobacter barkolensis DNA encodes the following proteins:
- a CDS encoding PQQ-dependent sugar dehydrogenase → MKKKLPIIAVFLFIQFTAWGELNAQSVELEDAFSETFNRPLGLEFPDDESNQGYIVSKFGMVFRKDFNNPETPSTTFIDISDRVYAVEGEQGLLGMAFSPNYEQDETFFLYYTFEENGEYYSTLARYKAPGGIADRKSEERLLTIFQPADNHNGGKLVFGPDGFLYVAVGDGGRGAGSNAQNTLTLNGSILRIDVSPETGYNIPPDNPFVGNPDGMNEIFAWGFRNPWRISFDPVTGYLWVADVGQKSWETIYIVENGKNYGWPVIEGTDCYPIGTECDKTGLEKPLYLYPWDEEDTGKSITGGYVYRGSNNPSLYGKYIYGDFISKRIWALEIDHDTKEVLSNTEIAQSPMLIPSFGSDNSNELYVVGWGPVARIFRFLEEESPAVPGKTVLNAPADGATDVSLDPTLRWEPVDQGARYKVQVSSSENFATMFVDESDVVQIEFELSGLDYETQYYWRVRAVNAAGDGEWSQVWSFTTIPPPVPDISIVAIEAEGEDLVLSWNSETPELIDEFIIYRGEEPAELTLTAIENLSGDQYSYTDTEILQGSSFYAVGAVDASGVESSLSDIVSFYNGELAITNEWEMVSIPVFNEEPAPENTQLFSFSGSYQDENSIIPLKGYWTRSNTEESISLRGSGLVNAVLNLESGWNMVGGLTGTIEKEAIQDIDGVLTNAPIYLYNGAAYEPVTTIEPGRGYWIYAENEGSVSLDIMQTSSDKRSEISDDISGPDLNNIIFKYLGTESKFAVSPMPLPDDQKSHFLVPPMPPEPTLDVRTNKGYSVSDRQSEELLLSTPGYPVTIRTQFSVSTNDQYRIIALDETGNEIHFNLTPGSTYSLEQPYDVLILERVATDELILETVIDPAYPNPFNPAAKIRYRLDQRSDVLLEVFDVTGRRMATLVNGEQNAGIYTETFNGAGLATGIYIVRLRAGSHQSFQKMTLIK, encoded by the coding sequence ATGAAAAAAAAACTTCCGATAATAGCCGTATTTCTGTTCATTCAATTTACTGCATGGGGAGAACTGAATGCGCAAAGTGTAGAACTGGAGGATGCCTTTAGCGAGACATTCAATCGGCCATTGGGCCTGGAATTTCCGGATGACGAAAGTAATCAAGGATACATTGTAAGCAAATTTGGCATGGTGTTTCGAAAAGATTTTAACAACCCCGAGACGCCGTCAACCACTTTCATTGATATATCTGACCGGGTATATGCGGTAGAAGGCGAGCAGGGTTTGCTTGGGATGGCGTTCAGCCCGAATTATGAACAGGATGAGACCTTTTTCCTTTATTATACGTTTGAGGAGAACGGTGAGTACTACAGTACCCTGGCTAGATACAAGGCGCCGGGGGGGATTGCCGACCGGAAAAGTGAAGAGCGACTGCTGACCATATTTCAGCCTGCTGACAATCACAACGGTGGGAAACTGGTATTTGGCCCTGACGGATTCCTTTATGTTGCTGTAGGTGATGGCGGTCGGGGTGCGGGTTCGAATGCACAGAATACGCTCACGCTGAATGGCTCCATCCTCAGAATAGATGTAAGCCCCGAAACAGGCTACAATATCCCGCCGGACAACCCCTTTGTAGGCAATCCCGATGGAATGAATGAGATCTTTGCATGGGGTTTTCGAAACCCCTGGAGAATCAGCTTTGATCCGGTTACAGGGTATCTGTGGGTGGCAGATGTGGGGCAAAAATCCTGGGAGACGATCTATATTGTGGAAAATGGGAAGAATTACGGATGGCCTGTTATCGAAGGCACAGATTGTTACCCCATAGGCACGGAATGTGATAAAACAGGACTGGAAAAGCCTCTCTATCTATATCCATGGGATGAGGAGGATACCGGAAAATCCATTACGGGTGGGTATGTTTATCGCGGTAGTAATAATCCATCGTTATATGGCAAATATATTTATGGGGATTTTATTTCGAAAAGAATCTGGGCTTTGGAAATTGATCATGATACGAAGGAAGTGCTTTCTAATACTGAGATTGCCCAGTCGCCGATGCTTATCCCGTCATTTGGCAGTGACAACTCAAATGAACTGTACGTAGTGGGGTGGGGGCCAGTAGCAAGAATCTTTAGGTTCCTGGAAGAGGAATCTCCGGCCGTTCCCGGGAAAACCGTGTTAAATGCACCTGCAGATGGAGCTACGGATGTAAGCCTGGATCCGACACTAAGGTGGGAGCCGGTGGATCAGGGGGCAAGGTACAAGGTGCAGGTTTCTTCGAGCGAGAATTTTGCTACTATGTTTGTGGATGAGTCTGATGTGGTGCAGATTGAGTTTGAGTTGTCGGGCCTGGATTATGAAACGCAGTATTATTGGCGGGTTCGTGCCGTCAATGCTGCGGGTGATGGAGAGTGGAGCCAGGTGTGGAGTTTTACGACTATCCCGCCGCCGGTTCCTGATATAAGTATTGTCGCCATTGAGGCAGAGGGTGAGGATCTAGTTCTATCCTGGAACTCTGAAACACCCGAACTTATTGATGAATTTATTATATACAGGGGTGAGGAACCTGCAGAACTGACCCTGACCGCGATCGAAAATTTATCCGGAGACCAGTACAGTTATACGGACACAGAGATCCTCCAGGGATCCTCTTTTTATGCAGTCGGGGCAGTGGATGCCTCGGGTGTTGAGAGTAGTCTGTCCGATATCGTTTCGTTCTATAACGGAGAGCTCGCGATTACAAATGAGTGGGAAATGGTTAGCATACCGGTTTTTAATGAAGAACCGGCACCCGAAAATACGCAGCTGTTCAGTTTTAGCGGATCGTACCAAGATGAAAACTCAATCATTCCTTTAAAGGGATACTGGACACGCAGCAATACAGAAGAGAGTATTTCACTGCGCGGAAGTGGGCTTGTAAACGCGGTTCTGAACCTGGAAAGCGGGTGGAACATGGTTGGCGGGTTAACCGGAACTATTGAAAAAGAGGCCATTCAGGATATAGACGGAGTGCTCACCAATGCACCCATCTACCTCTACAATGGAGCGGCCTACGAACCTGTAACTACAATTGAACCGGGCAGGGGGTATTGGATCTATGCGGAAAATGAGGGTTCTGTCAGTTTGGATATCATGCAAACCAGTAGCGATAAACGAAGTGAAATCTCTGATGATATCTCAGGTCCGGATTTGAATAATATCATTTTCAAATATCTGGGCACAGAATCGAAGTTTGCCGTATCACCGATGCCGTTGCCTGATGATCAGAAAAGTCACTTCCTTGTCCCACCAATGCCGCCTGAACCAACACTTGACGTACGGACAAATAAAGGATACAGTGTATCAGACAGACAATCTGAAGAGCTTCTGCTTTCAACTCCAGGATATCCGGTAACAATCCGCACTCAATTTTCTGTAAGCACAAATGATCAGTATAGAATCATTGCATTGGATGAGACAGGCAATGAAATACATTTCAACCTTACTCCCGGAAGTACTTATTCTCTTGAACAGCCATATGACGTTCTTATTCTGGAACGGGTTGCAACGGATGAGCTGATCTTGGAAACAGTTATCGATCCGGCCTATCCCAATCCATTTAACCCGGCTGCTAAAATTCGATATAGATTGGATCAACGCTCAGACGTATTACTGGAAGTATTTGACGTAACCGGTAGGAGAATGGCCACGCTGGTAAATGGTGAGCAGAATGCAGGTATCTATACGGAAACGTTTAACGGGGCAGGCTTGGCAACAGGAATATACATAGTTCGTCTGCGGGCAGGTTCTCATCAAAGCTTTCAGAAGATGACGCTTATAAAGTGA
- a CDS encoding LegC family aminotransferase: protein MNKFNNTVSFIRDQFKTPEAFIPLHEPRFKGKERKYLIDAIDSTFVSSVGAYVDKFEKMMCEITGAQYAVATVNGTSALHAALIVAGVKPEDEVITQPLTFVATANAIAYTGAKPVFTDVDRDTMGLSPAKLQTYLQENYSKKDGGAFHNKSGNRVAACVPMHTFGLPCRIDKIQHICEEWGIPLIEDSAESLGSTYKGRHTGTFGKLGVFSFNGNKTVTSGGGGAIVTDNEELAKLAKHITTTAKKPHKWEYIHDHVGYNYRMPNLNAALACAQLEQLDYYIENKRELAKSYRDFFNNTGIGFVTEIEGGFSNYWLNAVYLKNREERDQFLAFTNEQGVMTRPIWQLMNKLKMYRDCMTGDLEHAEWLEDRIVNIPSSVRV, encoded by the coding sequence ATGAACAAATTCAATAATACAGTTTCCTTTATACGGGATCAATTCAAAACTCCTGAAGCCTTTATCCCACTCCACGAACCCCGGTTTAAAGGTAAAGAGCGTAAATATTTAATAGATGCCATCGACTCTACATTTGTATCTTCAGTAGGGGCTTATGTGGATAAATTTGAAAAAATGATGTGTGAGATTACAGGGGCACAGTATGCGGTGGCCACAGTGAACGGTACCTCGGCTCTTCATGCTGCCCTGATTGTAGCAGGTGTGAAACCGGAAGACGAAGTAATAACCCAGCCGCTCACATTTGTAGCCACAGCCAACGCCATTGCCTATACCGGGGCAAAGCCTGTATTTACCGATGTAGACCGAGACACAATGGGTCTTTCACCTGCCAAACTCCAAACGTATCTGCAAGAAAACTATTCCAAAAAAGATGGTGGGGCATTCCACAATAAGAGTGGAAACAGAGTCGCAGCCTGTGTGCCTATGCACACGTTTGGTCTGCCTTGCCGTATCGATAAAATTCAACATATCTGTGAAGAGTGGGGAATTCCGCTGATTGAAGATTCTGCCGAATCACTTGGAAGTACATACAAAGGAAGGCATACAGGAACTTTTGGAAAACTCGGAGTATTCAGCTTTAACGGGAACAAAACGGTAACCTCAGGCGGGGGCGGTGCCATTGTTACAGATAACGAAGAGCTCGCAAAACTGGCTAAGCACATTACAACAACCGCCAAAAAACCTCATAAGTGGGAATATATACATGATCATGTTGGTTATAACTATCGGATGCCCAATCTGAACGCAGCACTGGCGTGTGCACAGCTCGAACAGCTCGACTATTATATCGAAAACAAGCGCGAACTAGCCAAGAGTTACCGGGATTTTTTCAACAACACCGGAATCGGCTTTGTCACCGAAATTGAAGGTGGATTCAGTAACTATTGGCTCAATGCCGTTTACCTTAAAAACCGGGAGGAACGCGATCAATTTCTGGCTTTCACCAACGAGCAAGGAGTAATGACAAGACCGATCTGGCAACTCATGAATAAATTGAAGATGTACCGTGATTGTATGACAGGAGATCTTGAACATGCCGAATGGCTTGAAGACCGCATTGTAAATATCCCTAGCAGCGTTAGGGTATGA
- a CDS encoding cytidylyltransferase domain-containing protein has translation MIAIIPARGGSKGLPGKNIKPLNGKPLIVYTIEAALTSDYISEVILTTDSDEIASVAQEAGATIPFMRPTELAGDKSKAIDVYIYTIERLKKEKAIEVHDFIVLQPTSPLRLKEDIDASIQLFRQKKADSVISVTEASHPPVWAKKITPEGTLSDYFPEYSTNANRQEIEPAYMPNGAIFIFKYSLLKDKYRYYFSRTYPYIMPAERSVDIDSQLDFDFAEFLLSK, from the coding sequence ATGATTGCGATAATACCGGCCAGAGGTGGATCAAAAGGTTTACCGGGTAAAAACATTAAACCCTTGAACGGAAAACCACTCATTGTATACACAATAGAGGCAGCACTCACATCAGACTACATTTCTGAAGTAATCCTTACTACAGATAGTGATGAAATAGCCTCAGTTGCCCAAGAAGCCGGTGCAACTATTCCGTTTATGCGACCAACTGAGCTTGCCGGAGATAAAAGCAAAGCGATCGATGTTTACATATACACCATCGAAAGACTCAAAAAAGAAAAGGCTATTGAAGTACACGATTTTATTGTACTTCAGCCAACCTCCCCCTTGCGCCTAAAAGAAGACATTGATGCATCCATACAATTGTTCAGGCAAAAAAAAGCAGATTCCGTCATTTCTGTGACCGAAGCCTCCCACCCACCGGTATGGGCGAAAAAAATAACCCCCGAAGGTACCCTTTCAGACTATTTTCCCGAGTATTCAACAAACGCAAACCGACAGGAAATTGAACCCGCATACATGCCTAACGGTGCAATTTTTATTTTTAAATATAGTTTACTTAAAGATAAATACAGATACTATTTCAGCCGAACTTATCCCTATATCATGCCGGCAGAGAGATCCGTTGATATTGACTCTCAACTTGATTTTGATTTCGCCGAGTTTCTCCTTAGTAAATAG
- a CDS encoding sugar transferase — MIYRNYLKRLFDIAAAFVLLTITFPILLLVALLLSIQNRGSAFFYQKRPGYMEEPFYIVKFKTMTDEKDAEGNLLPDSERITWLGQGVRKLSLDELPQLINVLKGEMSMIGPRPLLFKYIPLYSDEQRKRHNVRPGITGWAQVNGRNAISWSKKFKLDVYYIENLTFLLDMKIMWLTILKVIKREGINQSEEKTMVPFDGTN, encoded by the coding sequence ATGATTTACAGGAATTATTTGAAACGCTTATTCGATATTGCAGCAGCTTTTGTCCTACTGACTATCACTTTTCCGATTTTATTACTTGTGGCCCTATTACTGTCAATCCAAAACCGGGGAAGTGCTTTTTTTTATCAAAAACGACCGGGATATATGGAAGAGCCTTTCTATATTGTGAAGTTTAAAACGATGACGGATGAAAAAGATGCTGAGGGAAACCTGCTTCCGGACAGTGAGCGCATTACCTGGCTTGGGCAAGGGGTTCGGAAGCTGTCTTTGGACGAACTACCTCAACTTATCAATGTATTAAAAGGAGAGATGAGTATGATTGGGCCCCGCCCACTTCTTTTTAAATATATTCCACTATATAGCGATGAGCAGAGAAAGCGGCACAATGTGCGACCCGGTATAACAGGATGGGCCCAGGTAAATGGAAGGAATGCAATAAGTTGGTCAAAAAAGTTTAAACTGGATGTTTACTATATTGAAAATCTCACCTTTTTGCTGGATATGAAAATAATGTGGCTCACGATTTTGAAAGTAATAAAACGGGAAGGGATTAATCAATCTGAAGAGAAAACGATGGTACCTTTCGATGGCACAAACTAG
- a CDS encoding NAD-dependent epimerase/dehydratase family protein: MEKVLVTGGAGYIGSVLVRLLLEKGYNVRVFDNLSFGGESIVDLLNHDRFEFLKGDMRNEDDLKKAVDGIDYIAHLAAIVGDPACRKFPEDAKAINLEGSKSLYSIANEAGVKKFVFASTCSNYGKMDDPEAYVNEDSKLAPVSLYAETKVAVEKYLLNQPKTNNCKPTSLRFSTVYGLSPRPRFDLTVNEFTRELALGRELVIFGEQFWRPYCHVVDLSRSVIEVFEADDEAVAYDVFNVGDTDENYQKEMIVNEILKVIPDGNIKYVQKDEDPRDYRVSFDKIKDRLGFKITKRVPDGIKNIKQAVVDGFFHDPDDSRFSNI, from the coding sequence ATGGAAAAAGTTTTAGTTACAGGTGGAGCAGGATATATTGGATCAGTTTTGGTTCGATTGCTGCTCGAAAAGGGGTACAACGTTAGAGTATTTGACAATTTAAGTTTCGGCGGGGAGTCGATTGTAGATCTTCTGAATCACGATCGTTTTGAGTTTCTCAAAGGAGATATGAGAAATGAAGATGATTTAAAAAAAGCAGTAGATGGCATCGACTACATTGCACATCTTGCAGCGATTGTAGGTGATCCGGCTTGCCGTAAATTTCCGGAAGATGCAAAAGCAATAAATCTTGAGGGTTCCAAAAGTCTCTACTCCATTGCCAATGAAGCCGGTGTGAAAAAATTTGTCTTTGCATCCACATGCAGCAATTATGGAAAGATGGATGATCCTGAAGCTTATGTAAATGAGGATTCGAAGCTGGCGCCTGTTTCACTCTATGCAGAAACCAAAGTTGCTGTTGAAAAGTATTTATTGAACCAGCCAAAAACGAATAATTGCAAACCGACAAGTCTCCGCTTTTCAACAGTGTACGGGCTCTCACCCCGCCCTCGGTTTGACCTTACCGTTAATGAGTTTACACGAGAGCTTGCACTGGGTCGAGAACTTGTAATTTTCGGGGAGCAATTCTGGCGTCCTTACTGCCATGTTGTTGACCTGTCTCGCTCTGTTATTGAAGTGTTTGAGGCTGATGATGAAGCAGTGGCTTATGATGTGTTCAATGTGGGCGATACAGACGAAAATTATCAGAAAGAAATGATTGTGAACGAAATTTTGAAGGTCATTCCCGATGGTAACATTAAATACGTTCAGAAAGATGAAGATCCCCGCGACTACAGGGTCTCATTTGATAAGATCAAGGATCGACTGGGTTTTAAAATAACAAAACGGGTACCTGATGGAATTAAAAATATCAAACAGGCTGTGGTCGATGGTTTCTTCCATGATCCTGATGATTCAAGGTTCAGCAATATTTGA
- a CDS encoding nucleotidyltransferase family protein — translation MKNFETNLINKDSSLEDAIRLLNHISDNLPNQPLTLLVVNSDNRLFGTLTDGDIRRTLLAGTAMKDSVSSFMNKDYTFIKKNGLNHYNVKKYVEEGIQLIPMLNDKNQIVKVYDLSEIKSILPIEAVIMAGGEGTRLRPLTYDTPKPMLHVGDKPILERNMNRLISYGIENLTISIRYLGEQITSYFGNGEQKDVNIRYIREENPLGTAGSLSLIDSFHAETILLTNSDILTTLDYEEFYLDFVNRGADISIVTIPYRVKVPYGVFEMNGDHIAALKEKPEYTYYSNAGIYLIKRELINQIPKNQPLDITDFIEQQISNGKKVTSFPFWGYWLDIGKHEDFENAQKAIQILDSY, via the coding sequence ATGAAAAATTTTGAAACCAATCTTATAAATAAAGATTCATCTCTGGAAGATGCTATAAGACTATTAAATCACATTTCAGATAATCTTCCTAACCAGCCTCTGACTCTCTTGGTTGTAAATAGCGATAACCGGTTGTTTGGAACTTTAACAGACGGGGATATCAGGAGGACTCTCCTTGCCGGTACAGCCATGAAAGATTCAGTATCGTCATTTATGAACAAAGACTATACTTTCATCAAGAAAAATGGATTAAACCATTACAATGTAAAAAAATACGTAGAAGAAGGAATTCAACTTATTCCAATGTTGAATGACAAAAACCAGATTGTAAAAGTTTATGACTTAAGTGAAATCAAATCGATACTGCCCATTGAGGCTGTTATCATGGCCGGCGGTGAAGGAACCAGACTCAGACCACTTACATATGATACCCCCAAACCTATGCTGCATGTGGGTGATAAACCCATACTGGAAAGAAACATGAACCGGCTAATATCCTATGGAATTGAAAACCTTACAATTTCTATTCGTTACTTAGGTGAACAAATTACATCCTATTTCGGAAATGGAGAACAAAAAGATGTTAATATCAGATATATTCGTGAGGAAAATCCGCTGGGAACTGCCGGCAGCCTGAGTCTTATCGATTCTTTTCATGCCGAAACAATACTTCTTACAAATTCAGACATATTAACTACGCTGGACTACGAAGAGTTTTATCTCGATTTTGTAAATCGAGGCGCTGACATATCCATCGTTACTATACCTTATCGCGTAAAAGTTCCTTACGGTGTATTTGAAATGAATGGTGATCATATTGCTGCACTCAAAGAAAAGCCTGAATACACTTACTACTCAAACGCCGGAATCTATCTTATTAAAAGAGAACTGATCAATCAGATTCCAAAAAATCAGCCTTTGGATATTACTGATTTTATTGAGCAGCAAATTTCCAACGGAAAGAAAGTTACATCATTTCCTTTTTGGGGGTATTGGCTGGATATAGGTAAACATGAAGATTTTGAGAATGCGCAGAAAGCCATTCAAATCCTTGACAGTTATTAA
- a CDS encoding N-acetylneuraminate synthase family protein, which yields MNIQLTPGFTVDNFTNPYIIAEIGSNHNGDMDLARKIIDAAVKTGVHAVKFQSWTPQSLIAKEEYKANTVYTDDPKKHWGSLREMVEEYYLREEQHAELNEYCKSKGVDFCSTPFSEEEADLLMELDVPFFKVASMDINNLRLLRYLGNTGKPVILSTGMATMGEIEQAILTVEETGNKNIVLLHCVSVYPPEMETINLRNITTLQQAFGYPVGFSDHTIGSAIPLASIALGACLIEKHFTIDKDLPGWDHMISADPDEMKVITSESENIVTSLGSTRRVISEAEKEKMPKMRRSIVTSRSLKKGEIIQANDILFKRPGTGIAPDQESIVVGRKVIRNIDQDVVLRWDDFE from the coding sequence ATGAACATTCAACTCACACCCGGCTTTACCGTAGATAACTTCACCAATCCATACATCATAGCAGAAATTGGATCCAATCATAATGGTGATATGGACCTTGCCCGTAAAATTATTGATGCGGCTGTGAAAACCGGTGTTCATGCTGTTAAGTTTCAATCCTGGACTCCTCAATCTCTTATTGCGAAAGAGGAGTATAAGGCGAACACCGTTTACACGGACGATCCAAAAAAGCATTGGGGTTCACTTCGTGAGATGGTTGAGGAGTACTACCTCCGTGAAGAACAACACGCAGAACTGAATGAGTACTGTAAGAGCAAGGGAGTTGATTTCTGCTCCACTCCTTTTTCTGAAGAGGAGGCCGATCTGCTCATGGAGTTGGACGTCCCCTTTTTCAAAGTTGCATCGATGGATATCAATAACCTGAGGCTGCTTCGTTACCTTGGCAACACCGGCAAACCGGTGATCTTATCAACCGGGATGGCAACAATGGGAGAAATTGAGCAGGCCATACTTACTGTTGAAGAAACAGGTAATAAAAACATCGTGCTACTACACTGTGTATCGGTCTATCCTCCTGAAATGGAAACGATCAATCTGAGAAATATCACCACACTGCAGCAGGCATTTGGTTACCCGGTCGGATTTTCGGATCACACCATCGGTTCAGCTATCCCCCTGGCATCTATTGCACTTGGAGCCTGCCTCATTGAAAAGCACTTCACCATAGATAAAGACCTGCCGGGATGGGATCACATGATTTCAGCTGACCCGGATGAAATGAAGGTAATCACATCAGAATCAGAAAACATCGTTACCTCACTCGGTTCAACCCGCAGGGTAATTTCAGAAGCTGAGAAAGAGAAAATGCCGAAAATGCGCCGAAGTATTGTGACTTCCCGAAGTCTCAAAAAAGGAGAAATTATTCAGGCTAATGACATTTTATTCAAACGTCCCGGTACAGGCATAGCACCCGATCAAGAATCTATTGTGGTGGGCAGAAAAGTAATCAGAAATATAGACCAAGATGTTGTATTGAGATGGGATGATTTTGAATAA
- a CDS encoding YdcF family protein, producing MSTEAIKFILNPFTVFWLLLVVSLVFFFLKKHKTGLRILIVSTVWFFIISTPMVPKFLLTSLEDQYDPIINEEETLNLDLEYHVVVLAAGYRRNNNRFPPNSILLDKTLIRLIEGIRLHNSLPNSKLITSGRDAFSKGISQAEISKKTAVELGVDPESIITLTETLTTYHEAQQYYEKIYAGQQVIIVTDAAHMPRAMYEFSKFVSEPLASPTNFTYRSKGISYFDFSLIPSYNNIGYLTKAIHEHAAIVRNWFRDNVFE from the coding sequence ATGTCGACTGAAGCCATAAAGTTTATACTGAACCCTTTCACCGTATTTTGGTTACTTCTCGTAGTGTCGTTGGTTTTCTTTTTCCTTAAGAAGCACAAAACGGGTCTGAGAATACTCATTGTGTCAACCGTATGGTTTTTTATTATATCTACCCCAATGGTTCCAAAATTTTTGCTTACCTCTCTTGAGGATCAATATGATCCGATTATCAACGAAGAGGAAACACTAAATTTGGATTTGGAGTATCATGTAGTGGTGCTTGCGGCAGGCTACAGGAGAAACAATAATCGGTTTCCGCCGAATTCGATTCTTTTAGATAAAACGCTTATAAGATTAATAGAAGGCATTCGTCTGCATAACTCCTTGCCAAACAGTAAACTGATTACGTCCGGACGTGATGCGTTTTCAAAAGGTATCTCTCAGGCAGAAATATCTAAAAAAACGGCAGTTGAGCTTGGAGTGGATCCAGAGTCCATAATAACACTTACTGAGACTCTTACCACTTATCACGAAGCGCAGCAATACTATGAAAAAATTTATGCAGGTCAGCAGGTGATTATTGTGACTGATGCAGCTCATATGCCAAGAGCTATGTATGAGTTTAGTAAATTTGTAAGTGAACCTTTGGCATCACCGACAAATTTTACTTATAGGTCTAAGGGAATATCATATTTTGATTTTTCACTTATACCGTCTTATAACAATATTGGTTATTTAACAAAAGCTATTCACGAACATGCTGCAATAGTTCGAAATTGGTTTCGTGATAATGTGTTTGAATAA
- a CDS encoding acetyltransferase — MKQKPIILVGGGGHCRSVIDIIEEAGNYSIVGITDKQEKIGEIVSGYKIFAEDERLPELIKKYKHCVVTVGQLKSAKLKTKLFQFVNESGAKLPVISSTRAYISKNAEIGKGTVIMHGAIVNAGASVGENCIINTNAIIEHDAKIGDHTHISTGAVVNGHSTVGSRTLIGSGCVVLQQVSIGDDIIVGANSTVIEDLSETGVYVGSPTKKVHSQNEH, encoded by the coding sequence ATGAAGCAGAAACCAATCATATTGGTCGGTGGAGGCGGTCACTGCAGGTCCGTAATCGATATAATCGAAGAGGCAGGGAATTACAGCATCGTTGGTATTACCGACAAACAGGAAAAGATCGGCGAAATTGTTAGTGGCTATAAGATCTTCGCAGAGGATGAACGTCTTCCCGAACTGATCAAAAAATATAAACACTGCGTTGTGACCGTGGGCCAATTAAAGAGTGCCAAACTAAAAACGAAGCTCTTCCAATTTGTAAATGAATCAGGCGCAAAGCTTCCTGTTATCTCCTCAACACGAGCATATATTTCAAAGAATGCAGAGATCGGAAAAGGTACTGTGATAATGCATGGTGCTATCGTAAACGCCGGAGCATCAGTTGGAGAAAATTGTATCATCAATACAAATGCCATTATAGAGCATGATGCAAAGATCGGCGATCATACACACATCTCCACGGGAGCAGTTGTGAACGGCCACTCCACTGTTGGGAGCCGCACGTTGATAGGAAGCGGTTGTGTAGTTTTGCAGCAGGTTAGCATCGGTGATGATATTATAGTAGGCGCAAACAGTACGGTGATTGAAGATCTAAGTGAAACGGGTGTCTATGTTGGTTCACCTACAAAAAAGGTTCATTCACAGAATGAGCATTGA
- a CDS encoding glycosyltransferase: MSESVCLFTVVYPGCEPYLDRFMQAVEEQDYKEFELLVLNDGLQNFDHFAKKTERPVRSVAVSGSIAAVREKGIAMLAESDYDVIIFADADDYPAQNRIEIAIGKLEQCDVYVNDLTTVDKYEQILTKTYFSHRLGSRFEITSDFILQKNIIGLGNTSVRKTALRKIKIPHDTIAVDWLLFTEMLHRGQKAIFTNDTTTFYRQHEENTAGFKKLSPERLEHSLKVQLQNASYFREESKSHLKWHKKLVKLQSTITQNGYIKDDYINNLELMLPQYPLWWEEIKYLNEIIQNS, encoded by the coding sequence ATGTCTGAATCTGTTTGCCTTTTTACAGTAGTTTATCCGGGATGTGAGCCTTATCTCGACCGGTTCATGCAGGCTGTGGAGGAACAGGATTATAAGGAGTTCGAGCTACTGGTTTTGAATGACGGGCTTCAAAATTTTGATCACTTTGCAAAGAAAACAGAAAGACCGGTTCGCTCAGTTGCTGTTAGCGGAAGTATTGCAGCCGTTCGTGAAAAGGGTATAGCTATGCTTGCTGAAAGCGACTATGATGTGATTATTTTCGCTGATGCAGATGATTACCCTGCACAAAATCGAATCGAAATAGCGATTGGGAAGCTGGAACAGTGTGATGTTTATGTTAACGATTTGACTACTGTTGACAAATATGAACAAATTCTGACAAAAACCTACTTCTCTCACCGGCTCGGCAGTAGGTTCGAGATTACCTCAGACTTTATTCTTCAAAAAAATATCATTGGTTTGGGCAATACCTCTGTAAGAAAAACAGCTCTGCGAAAAATAAAAATCCCGCATGATACCATTGCTGTTGACTGGCTGCTGTTTACTGAGATGCTGCATCGTGGACAAAAAGCTATTTTCACCAACGACACAACTACATTCTACCGTCAACACGAAGAAAATACGGCAGGCTTCAAAAAACTGTCGCCCGAGAGACTGGAGCACTCCCTCAAAGTACAGTTACAAAATGCTTCCTATTTTAGAGAAGAGTCGAAAAGCCATCTTAAGTGGCATAAAAAACTTGTTAAACTACAATCCACCATTACTCAAAACGGATATATTAAAGACGACTATATAAATAATCTAGAATTGATGCTGCCTCAGTATCCGCTGTGGTGGGAAGAGATTAAATACTTAAACGAAATCATACAGAACTCATGA